The DNA segment GGCGGCGATCGTCATGTCGATGTGCGGCTGGCTCGGCAGGGCGCCGCCCTTGTGGGTCAGGCGCAGGCCCTCGTCGAACCGGGCGCCGGCGAGGAGCAGGGCCGAGACGAACTGGCTCGAGCGGGTGGCGTCGACCACGGCGTCGCCGCCGCGGATCGAGCCGGAGCCGTGCACGGTGAAGGGGAGCGAGCCGCGCCCGTCGTCCGCCACGTCGACGCCGAGCGAGCGGAGGGAGGCGATGGTCGCGCCCATCGGCCGCTTGTAGGCGTAGGCGTCGCCGTCGAAGGTGGTGGGCCCGAGCGCCAGCCCGGCCAGGGGCGGCAGGAAGCGCATCACCGTGCCGGCCAGTCCGCAGTCGATCGTCGTGGAGCCGAAGAGCTCCTCGGCCGGCTCGACGACGAGATCGGCGCCGAAGGAGCCGGTGGCGCCCTCCTCGCGGATCGTCGTGCCGAGCGAGCGCAGGCCCTCGATCATCAGGGCGCTGTCGCGCGAGTGCAGCGGCGCGCGCAGCACGGACGGAGCGTCGGCCAGAGCGGCGAGGACGAGCTCGCGGTTCGTCAGCGACTTGGAGCCGGGCAGCTCGACCACGGCGTCGAGGGCGCCGGCGGCGGACGGCGCGGACCAGTCCTCCTCGCCGGGGAGCGCGCGGGCGTCGCCGTACGGATCGAACTCGGGAGCGGAATAACGC comes from the Rathayibacter festucae DSM 15932 genome and includes:
- the aroA gene encoding 3-phosphoshikimate 1-carboxyvinyltransferase, translating into MVFSRYSAPEFDPYGDARALPGEEDWSAPSAAGALDAVVELPGSKSLTNRELVLAALADAPSVLRAPLHSRDSALMIEGLRSLGTTIREEGATGSFGADLVVEPAEELFGSTTIDCGLAGTVMRFLPPLAGLALGPTTFDGDAYAYKRPMGATIASLRSLGVDVADDGRGSLPFTVHGSGSIRGGDAVVDATRSSQFVSALLLAGARFDEGLRLTHKGGALPSQPHIDMTIAALAARGVSVDASIPGTWTIAPQRIAGAEVLIEPDLSNAAPFLAAALVTGGTVRLRHWPAETTQVGAHLERILPMFGASVERDGEDLVVRGGDEILGVELDLSEGGELAPALAALAALASGPSTLTGIGHIRHHETDRLAALAAEINGLGGSVTELEDGLRIEPAPLHGGRWRTYSDHRMAHAGALIGLVVPGVAIEDIATTSKTLPQFPELWTALAGGV